A genome region from Streptomyces xanthophaeus includes the following:
- a CDS encoding DUF485 domain-containing protein has protein sequence MTTEAAPPPGSAGTPPAAPTADDYTSVQQSPEFGELRGSYRSFAFPLTVAFIAWYLLYVLLSNYAGGFMGTKLFGNINVALVLGLAQFATTFLIAWFYARYAATKLDPKAEAIKARMEAAE, from the coding sequence GTGACCACCGAAGCAGCGCCGCCGCCGGGCAGCGCGGGAACGCCACCGGCCGCCCCCACGGCAGACGACTACACGAGCGTCCAGCAGAGCCCCGAATTCGGCGAACTGCGCGGCTCCTACCGCTCCTTCGCCTTCCCGCTCACCGTGGCCTTCATCGCCTGGTACCTGCTCTACGTCCTGCTGTCCAACTACGCGGGCGGCTTCATGGGGACCAAGCTCTTCGGCAACATCAACGTCGCCCTCGTGCTCGGCCTCGCCCAGTTCGCGACGACCTTCCTGATCGCCTGGTTCTACGCGCGGTACGCGGCCACGAAGCTCGACCCCAAGGCGGAGGCCATCAAGGCACGGATGGAGGCCGCCGAATGA
- a CDS encoding solute symporter family protein, whose translation MSSTHHLTTVAAGASEHRPLIITLFGLFVVATLIITVWAGRQTKGAADFYAGGRQFTGFQNGLAISGDYMSAASFLGIAGAIALFGYDGFLYSIGFLVAWLVALLLVAEPLRNSGRYTMGDVLAYRMRQRPVRTAAGTSTIVVSIFYLLAQMAGAGVLVSLLLGITSDGGKVAVVALVGVLMIVYVTIGGMKGTTWVQMIKAVLLIAGALLITLLVLVKFNFNISDLLGKAAENSGQGVKFLEPGLKYGKDSTSKLDFLSLGLALVLGTAGLPHILIRFYTVPTAQAARKSVLWAIGIIGGFYLMTIALGFGAAALLDRDEIIKSNKAGNTAAPLLAQAVGGGPDSTGGAILLAVISAVAFATILAVVAGLTLASSSSFAHDLYVNVIRKGKATEKEEMRAARWSTVVIGAVAIGLGALARDLNVAGLVALAFAVAASANLPTILYSLFWKRFTTQGALWSIYGGLISAVGLVLFSPVVSGKPTSMFKDADFFWFPLENPGIISIPLGFLLGWLGTVLSKEKADPQKFAELEVRSLTGTGAH comes from the coding sequence ATGAGCAGCACGCACCACCTGACGACGGTCGCCGCGGGAGCCTCCGAGCACCGCCCGCTGATCATCACCCTGTTCGGGCTGTTCGTCGTCGCCACCCTGATCATCACCGTGTGGGCCGGCCGCCAGACGAAGGGCGCCGCCGACTTCTACGCGGGCGGCCGCCAGTTCACCGGCTTCCAGAACGGCCTGGCCATCTCAGGCGACTACATGTCCGCCGCGTCCTTCCTCGGCATCGCCGGAGCCATCGCCCTCTTCGGCTACGACGGCTTCCTCTACTCGATCGGCTTCCTCGTCGCCTGGCTCGTCGCCCTGCTGCTCGTCGCCGAGCCGCTGCGCAACTCCGGCCGCTACACGATGGGCGACGTCCTGGCGTACCGGATGCGCCAGCGGCCCGTCCGCACCGCCGCCGGCACCTCCACCATCGTGGTCTCGATCTTCTACCTGCTCGCCCAGATGGCCGGCGCCGGCGTGCTCGTCTCGCTGCTCCTGGGCATCACCAGCGACGGCGGCAAGGTGGCCGTCGTCGCCCTGGTCGGCGTCCTGATGATCGTCTACGTGACCATCGGCGGGATGAAGGGCACCACCTGGGTCCAGATGATCAAGGCGGTGCTGCTGATCGCGGGCGCCCTGCTGATCACCCTGCTGGTCCTGGTGAAGTTCAACTTCAACATCTCCGACCTGCTGGGCAAGGCCGCCGAGAACAGCGGACAAGGGGTGAAGTTCCTCGAACCCGGCCTCAAGTACGGCAAGGATTCCACCTCCAAGCTGGACTTCCTCTCGCTCGGCCTCGCCCTCGTCCTCGGCACCGCCGGCCTGCCGCACATCCTGATCCGCTTCTACACCGTGCCCACCGCGCAGGCCGCCCGTAAGTCCGTCCTGTGGGCCATCGGCATCATCGGCGGTTTCTACCTGATGACGATCGCCCTCGGCTTCGGCGCCGCGGCGCTGCTCGACCGCGACGAGATCATCAAGTCCAACAAGGCCGGCAACACGGCCGCACCATTGCTCGCCCAGGCCGTCGGCGGCGGCCCCGACTCCACCGGCGGCGCCATCCTGCTCGCCGTGATCTCCGCGGTCGCCTTCGCCACCATCCTGGCCGTCGTCGCGGGCCTCACCCTCGCCTCCTCCTCGTCCTTCGCGCACGACCTGTACGTGAACGTGATCCGCAAGGGCAAGGCCACCGAGAAGGAGGAGATGCGTGCGGCCCGCTGGTCCACCGTCGTCATCGGAGCCGTCGCCATCGGCCTCGGCGCACTGGCCCGCGACCTGAACGTGGCCGGCCTGGTCGCGCTCGCCTTCGCGGTCGCCGCCTCCGCGAACCTGCCGACGATCCTCTACAGCCTCTTCTGGAAGCGCTTCACCACCCAGGGCGCGCTCTGGTCCATCTACGGCGGACTGATCTCGGCGGTCGGCCTGGTGCTGTTCTCCCCGGTCGTGTCCGGAAAGCCCACCTCGATGTTCAAGGACGCGGACTTCTTCTGGTTCCCGCTGGAGAACCCGGGGATCATCTCGATCCCCCTCGGCTTCCTGCTGGGCTGGCTGGGAACCGTCCTCTCCAAGGAGAAGGCCGACCCGCAGAAGTTCGCCGAGCTGGAAGTGCGCTCCCTCACCGGAACAGGGGCGCACTGA
- the moaA gene encoding GTP 3',8-cyclase MoaA, with protein sequence MLLDTYGRVATDLRVSLTDRCNLRCTYCMPEEGLQWLGKSDLLSDDEIVRLIRIAVTQLGITEVRFTGGEPLLRPGLVGIVERCAALEPRPKMSLTTNGIGLKRTAQALKAAGLDRVNVSLDTLRPDVFKTLTRRDRHKDVIDGMAAAREAGLTPVKVNAVLMPGLNDDEAPHLLAWAVENEYELRFIEQMPLDAQHGWKRDGMITAGDILESLRTRFTLTEEGAAERGSAPAERWVVDGGPATVGVIASVTRPFCGACDRTRLTADGQVRTCLFATEESDLRAALRSGAPDEEIARLWKVAMWGKKAGSGLDDPSFLQPDRPMSAIGG encoded by the coding sequence GTGCTTCTCGATACCTACGGCCGCGTGGCCACTGACCTGCGCGTCTCACTGACCGACCGGTGCAATCTGCGCTGTACCTACTGCATGCCCGAAGAGGGGCTGCAGTGGCTCGGCAAGTCGGACCTGCTCAGTGACGACGAGATAGTCCGGCTGATCCGCATCGCGGTCACGCAGCTGGGGATCACCGAGGTCCGGTTCACCGGCGGCGAGCCGCTGCTGCGGCCCGGCCTGGTCGGCATCGTCGAGCGGTGCGCGGCCCTGGAACCCCGCCCCAAGATGTCGCTGACCACCAACGGCATCGGTCTCAAGCGCACCGCGCAGGCCCTGAAGGCCGCCGGCCTGGACCGGGTGAACGTGTCCCTGGACACCCTGCGGCCCGACGTCTTCAAGACCCTCACCCGCCGCGACCGGCACAAGGACGTCATCGACGGCATGGCCGCGGCCCGCGAGGCCGGCCTCACCCCCGTCAAGGTCAACGCCGTGCTCATGCCCGGCCTCAACGACGACGAGGCCCCCCACCTGCTGGCCTGGGCCGTGGAGAACGAGTACGAGCTCCGCTTCATCGAGCAGATGCCGCTCGACGCCCAGCACGGCTGGAAGCGCGACGGCATGATCACGGCCGGGGACATCCTGGAGTCCCTGCGCACCCGCTTCACGCTCACCGAGGAGGGCGCCGCCGAGCGCGGCTCCGCCCCGGCCGAGCGCTGGGTGGTCGACGGAGGCCCGGCCACCGTCGGCGTCATCGCCTCGGTCACCCGCCCGTTCTGCGGCGCCTGCGACCGCACGCGGCTCACGGCCGACGGACAGGTGCGTACGTGCCTGTTCGCCACCGAGGAGTCGGACCTGCGCGCGGCCCTGCGCTCGGGCGCCCCGGACGAGGAGATCGCCCGGCTCTGGAAGGTCGCGATGTGGGGCAAGAAGGCCGGATCCGGTCTCGACGACCCGTCCTTCCTGCAGCCCGACCGCCCGATGTCCGCGATCGGCGGCTGA